The following coding sequences lie in one Cannabis sativa cultivar Pink pepper isolate KNU-18-1 chromosome 5, ASM2916894v1, whole genome shotgun sequence genomic window:
- the LOC133037935 gene encoding probable polygalacturonase: MAIVLALILLGLLSTNGVISSRIQSKVQYSSMEGLEYSSINCRSHSASLTDFGGVGDGTTLNTVSFQAAINYLSQYSSDGGSLLFVPPGKWLTGSFNLTSHFTLFLDKDAVLLASQDENDWPVIEPLPSYGRGRDTEGGRFSSLIFGINLTDVVITGNNGTIDGQGELWWKKYRGGELKYTRPYLIEIMYSENVQISNLTLLNSPSWNIHPVYTSNIIVQGITILAPVTSPNTDGINPDSCTNTRIEDCYIVSGDDCIAVKSGWDQYGIAFGMPTKQLLIRRLTCISPFSAAIALGSEMSGGIEDVRAEDIVAINTESGIRIKTAVGRGGFVRDIFVRRMTMTTMKWAFWMTGNYGSHADNGYDPNALPQIQNINYRDMVAENVSMAARLEGISGDPFTGICISNVTIGLAKKPKKVQWNCTNVGGISSGVVPTPCELLPQKTTSCEFPEDVLPVDYVQFRTCS, encoded by the exons ATGGCAATAGTTTTAGCTTTGATTTTGTTGGGTTTGCTGAGCACAAATGGGGTAATTTCAAGCCGAATACAATCAAAGGTGCAGTACTCATCAATGGAGGGGCTTGAGTACTCATCCATTAATTGCAGGTCACACAGTGCTTCATTGACAGATTTTGGAGGAGTTGGTGATGGAACGACACTAAACACGGTGTCGTTTCAGGCTgcaatcaattatctgagtcagTACTCATCGGACGGTGGATCTTTACTCTTTGTTCCACCTGGGAAATGGTTGACCGGAAGCTTCAATCTCACTAGCCATTTCACTCTTTTTCTTGACAAGGACGCTGTTCTACTTGCTTCACAG gATGAGAATGATTGGCCAGTGATTGAACCATTACCATCGTATGGTCGAGGAAGGGATACAGAAGGTGGAAGGTTCAGCAGTCTCATCTTTGGAATCAATCTCACTGATGTTGTAATTACAG GGAACAATGGCACAATCGATGGTCAAGGAGAGTTGTGGTGGAAAAAGTACCGTGGTGGAGAATTAAAATACACTCGGCCGTACCTGATTGAAATAATGTATTCAGAGAATGTTCAAATTTCTAACCTCACTTTGCTCAATTCTCCATCTTGGAACATTCACCCTGTTTACACCAG CAATATTATTGTTCAAGGCATTACAATCCTTGCTCCTGTGACGTCTCCCAACACAGATGGGATTAACCCAG ATTCTTGCACAAACACACGAATAGAGGACTGTTACATAGTTTCTGGGGACGATTGCATAGCAGTAAAGAGTGGTTGGGACCAGTACGGAATCGCATTTGGGATGCCAACGAAACAGCTCCTCATCAGACGCCTCACCTGCATATCTCCCTTCAGCGCCGCAATCGCCCTCGGCAGTGAAATGTCCGGCGGAATCGAGGACGTCCGCGCCGAGGACATCGTCGCTATCAACACCGAGTCCGGAATCCGAATCAAAACCGCCGTGGGCAGAGGGGGTTTCGTCAGGGACATTTTCGTCCGAAGAATGACCATGACCACCATGAAATGGGCCTTTTGGATGACCGGCAATTACGGCTCCCACGCCGATAACGGATATGATCCCAACGCCCTTCCTCAAATTCAGAACATCAATTATCGGGATATGGTGGCAGAGAATGTGAGCATGGCCGCCCGATTGGAGGGCATCTCCGGTGACCCTTTCACTGGAATTTGTATCTCTAATGTCACCATTGGATTGGCGAAGAAGCCCAAAAAAGTGCAGTGGAATTGTACGAACGTGGGTGGGATTTCCAGTGGGGTTGTTCCTACGCCTTGTGAGCTATTGCCTCAGAAAACGACGTCGTGTGAGTTTCCTGAAGATGTTCTGCCTGTTGACTATGTTCAATTCCGGACTTGCTCTTAA